GCGGAGGGCGCGGTCGAGCTCTCGTCTACGCCCGAGGTAGAGCAAACGACTTGGACACGCGTCGCGGTCGGCGACGGGCTCGAGCTGCACGTGCGTGGGCGGCGACTGAGCGACGAACGGATCCGCGCATTGCAGATCGCGATTTCAGGCGTGATCGGGGAGGAAGAATCATGAACGCGAAGCTCCAGGCAGGTCTGTTCGCGGGGGCGCGCGCCGTCCCGCTCGAGGGCGTGAAGATCGAGGCCGTGATGCGCGGCCCGTGCGTCGAGGTCACCGTCACGCAGCGCTACCGCAACGCGGAGCCGGACCCCATCGAGGCGGTCTACGCCTTCCCGCTCGAGGAGGGCGCGGCGGTGTGCGGGTTCGCGGCGAAGGTGGGCGAGCGGCTCGTGCGCGGCCGCGTCGAGGAGCGCGACAACGCATTCGAGATCTACGACGACGCGATGATGGAGGGTCACGGCGCGTACCTGCTCGACCAGGAGCGGCCGGACATCTTCCGCGCGTCGGTGGGCAACCTGAACCCCGGCCAGGCGGTGGAGCTGCAGATCCGGTACGTGACGCTCGCCCGGTGCGAGGGGGAGGCGACGCGCCTCCAGATCCCGACCACGATCTCGCCGCGCTACGTGCCGGCGAGCTCCCCGAAGGACGTGGGCGAGGCAGAGGTGGGCGAGCCGGACGCGGAGGTCGTCAACCCCGAGCGCTGGCCCCGGGTTCCGTACGGGCTCTCGCTCTCGGTGGACGTGCAGACCGCGGGGCTGCGGCGCGTGGAGTCTCCCAGCCACCCGGTGCGGGCGACGCTGCGCGACGAGGGCGGGCTCGTGGAGCTGGGGCAGGACGAGACGGCGCTGGATCGAGACTTCGTGCTGCTCGTCGAGACGAAGGCGCCGCACGCGCCGTTCGCGGAGGTGGCCCGCGAGGAAGACGGGCGCCGCGTCGCGCTGGTGAGCTTCCTGCCCGATCTCGCGCCGGACCCGAGCCGGGGCCACGAGGTGGTCTTCGTGCTCGACTGCTCGGGCTCGATGGGCGGTGACTCCATCGCGCAGGCCCGCCGCGCGCTCGCGCTCTGCGTCCGGGCGCTGTCCCCGAAGGACACGTTCCAGATCGTGCGCTTCGGCTCGCGGCACGAGTCGCTGTGGCGGGCGCCGCGGGCCTACGACGACGCGGCGCTCGAGGAGGCGGCGGCGTACGTCGACCGCATCGACGCCGATCTCGGGGGCACGGAGATCCTCTCGCCGCTCACCGCGGTGCTCGAGCGCGCGCCCGACCCGGAGCGGCCGCGCCGCGTGCTGCTGTTGACCGACGGGCAGGTCTCGAACGAGGACCGGGTGATCGCGCTCGCGAAGGCGCACGCGTCGACGGCGCGGGTCTTCACCTTCGGCATCGGCGCGGGCGCGTCGGAGCACCTGGTGCGCGGGGTCGCGCGGGCCTCTCGGGGCGCGACGGAGATGATCTACCCGGGCGAGCGCATCGAGCCGAAGGTGCTCCGCATGTTCGCGCGGGTGCAGACCCCGGCGCTCGACGACGTGCGCGTGGACTGGCAGGGCCTCTCGGTGGAGCAGGCGCCCGGGCGCACGCCGCCGCTCTTCGCCGGCGACGCGCTGACGCTCTTCGCGCGCATCGAGGCGGGTGACGCGTCGGAGGTCGTGCTGCGCGCGGGCGAGCAGCGCTGGACGGTGCCGCTCGACCTCGAGCGCGCGGCGACGGGCGACGCCATCCCGGTGCTCTGGGCGCGCGAGAAGATCCGCGACCTCGAGGAGGGCGAGCCGCGCCGAGGCTCCGCGCAGCGCCGTGGATCCGGGGAGGACCGGAAGAAGGCGCAGCTCGTGGAGCTGGGCGTGCGCTACGGGCTGACCAGCAGCGCGACGAGCTACGTCGCGGTGGAGGAGCGCGCCGACGCGGACCGCACGGACGGGCCGGTGCAGCTGCGCAAGATCCCCATCGCGCTGACGAAGGGCTGGGGTGAGCCGACGCGCTCGGCGGCGGGGGCGATGCCGACGATGTCGGTGGCCGCGCCCATGGCGCCCGCGCCGATGATGGGCGCGCCGAGCGTGGGCGGCCCCCAGGGCGCGCCGCCTCCGCCCCGCATGGCCCCGCCCCCGCCCCCGTCTGGAGGCGCGCCGCGTCGCCGGAAGTCCGCCAAGCGCGCGGCGCCCGCGGAGATGACCTTCGACGCCGCGCTGCACGAGGCGGCGGAGCCGGCTCCGGTGGACCGTGTGTTCGACCTGCTCATGACCCAGAAGGCCGACGGTCGCTTCGAGCGCTCGGCGGTGCTGGACGCGTGGCTGGGAGCGGACCGGGTCGCGAAGCTCGACGCGGCGCTGACGAGCCACGGCGACGGCGTCATCACCGCCCTGGTCGTCGCGCTCCTCGAGCGGGAGGCGGCCGACCGCGAGGACGAGTGGCGCCCCGCCGTGACCAAGGCGCGCGCGTGGCTCGCCGCGAACCCTGTGGACTTCGATCCAGCGAGCGTGATCTAGCTACTTGTACTCGATCAAACCGCGTCGACGGCCGCGCAGGCGGTTGACGTGGTACTCGAGCGCGCCGGCCGCCTCGGGGAGCTTGCCCAGCGTGGTGAAGACCGCGTAGGGGAGGGCGTCCTCGAGGGGGCGGCCGCGCTCGAGCGTGTGCTTGAGGACGCGGGCCGCGCTCACCGGGTAGCCGGCGAGCAGACCGAGGCTCAGCCCCATGGTGGGGATCGCGCCGAGCGTCGCGGCGGCGGGGAGGGCCGCGCCCCACATGAGGATGCGGCGCGTCTCGATCACCCAGTGACGCTCGGGCGGCGCGCCGTGGATCGCCGCGCCCTCCGCGTACGCGTGGCCGCTGCGCTTGGCGCGCTTCCACCACTGCGAGAACTTCGTCATCGCCGCGTCGTGCAGGGTCATCTCGAGGTCGAGCCGCTCGATCGCGAAGCCCGCCTGGCGAAGCCGCACGCACAGCTCCGGCTCCTCGCCCGCGATGAGGGTCTCGTCGAAGCCGCCGACCTCGGCGAAGGCGGCGCTCTTCATCATCGCGTCGCCGCCGCACGCCTTCGCCTCGCCGACCGGGGTGTCCCACTCGATGTCGCAGAGGCGGTTGTAGAGGGTCGCGTCCGGGTGACGCTCGCGTCGCCGACCGCAGACCACGGCCAGGTCCTCGCGCTCACCGAGCCGCGCGCGGGCCCCCTCGAGCCATCCCTCGACGACCTCGCAGTCGCCGTCGACGAACTGGACGTGAGCGAGATCCTTCACGCGCTCGAACCCGGCGTTGCGGGCGCGCGCGGCCGTGAATGGGACGGACATGTCGAGCGCGACGACCTCGCAGCCGAGCCGCTCGGCCAGCGCGACGCTGCCGTCGGTCGAGCCGCTGTCGACGTAGACCACGCGCGCCACGCGATCGACGAGCGACTCCAGGCACGCGCGCAGGCGCTCGCCCTCGTTGCGGCCGATGGCGACCGCGCCGACGTCGTCCAGGCGGCTCACGGGCGCTCGTCGAGGAAGTTGTAGCGCACGAAGTCGCGGAGGAAGCGCGCCGGATCCGGGTCGTCCTTCTGCTGGATCTTCGCCCGCACCTTGAACGTGGCGAGCCCCACCGCCTGCGCGGTGTTCGCGGCCCAGGTGTAGGCCTTGCCGTGGTTCTTCAGGAAGTAGTGTCGGCGGCTGTCGAACCAGTAGCGCGGCATGGGGCGCTTCAGGTCTTTGAGCCCGGTGGAGGCGTGCCCGACGTGCTCGACCTTCGACTCGACGACGTACCAGGTCTCGAAGCCGGCGAGGCGCGCGCGGCGGCAGAGATCCGTCTCCTCGAAGTAGAGGAAGAACGTCTCGTCGAAGAGCCCGACGGTCTCGAGCGTCTCGCGGCGGATCATCATCGCCGCGCCGGCGAGCCAGTCGACGGGCCGGGTCTGGTCCGGGCGCGGACGGATCGGGACCTCCTTCTCGGGCAGCACCTTGGTCAGCGCGCCCAGCCGGAAGCTCCCGAGCACCTCCGACGCGAGGGTCGGGAAACGGAAGCTCGAGATGTGCGGCACGCCGTCCGAGCCGTGGAGCGCGCTGCCCGCGATGCCCGCCTCGGGGTGGTCGTCCATGAAGCGCACCAGCACCTCGATGGCGTCCTCGTGCGGGAAGGCGTCCGAGTTGAGCAGGAAGACGTAGTCGGGCTTCTCGTCCGAGGCGAGCGCGCGCCGCATCGCGAAGTTGTTGCCGGCGCCGAAGCCGCCGTTGTGGCCGCTCTGCATCACGACGACGTCGTCCATGTCGGCGCACGCCTCGCTCAGCGTCTCGAACGAGCCGTCCTGTGAGTCGTTGTCGACCACGTCGATGCGGTACGACTCGAGCCGCGCGCAGGCGCGCTGCGCCGCCGCGATGGCCTTCAGGGTCATCTCGGCGGTCTTGTAGTTCAGGATCACGCACTGAACGCGCATCGTCGTCTGCTCCGAGTCCGCGGCGCTCATTCCGCGGCGTTGCGTTCCGGGACGCGCAGCTCGGCCGGGCGTTGCCGCAGATCGGCCTCCGCCCGCTCGATCACCTCGCGCATCTTGCGCGCGAGGACCCGCACGTTCGGTTCCAGCACCATCGAGTCGTGGTCTCCAGGGACCTCGAAGACGTCTAGCCCCCGGACGTGGGGCGTCCACCCGTTGTCCTCGTAGACGTAGTCGCGATCGTGGTCGAGGAGGCGCCCGTTGCCGAGGTCGTACGCGACCTCGAGCGGGGGGCGGAAGAGCGTGAGGTGCCCGTCATAGGACTTCAGCTCGTAGCGGCCCAGCGCGCGCCGGAACGCCTGCTCGATCGCCTCGTCCTGGAACTCGGCCGGCGCCTGCTCGGGCTCGGCCTCTTCGAAGCGCTTGCGCAGCTTGCCCATCTCCCAGCGCCAGCGGTTGACGGCCCACTCGCCGACGTAGGACGCGCCCTTCTGCTGGAGCTGCTGCACCTGGATGAGCGCGCGGTCCTTCGGGCTCAGGCTCGGCGGCGGGAAGGGCAGCGGCGTGTCGAGCATGACCAGGAGCGGCACGTCCTCGCCCTGCGCGCGGAGGCGCTGCGCCATCTCGTAGGCGGTGATCCCGCCGCCGGAGAAGCCGCCGAGGAACCAGGGGCCGTTCGGGTGCACGGTGCGCATCTCGGCGAGGTACGCCTCGGCCATCTCGTCGAAGGTCTCGTGAGGCTGCTGGTCGCCGAAGAGCCCGCGCGCCTGGAGGCCGTAGATGCGCCGGTCCGTACCGACCAGGTGCGCGAGGTGGCGGAGGTTGAGCACGTTGCCGAACATGCCGGCCACGATGAAGAAGGGCGTCTTGGGGCCGCCGTCGCCCGGGTGCATCGGGACGAGGTGCGTGTAGCGCGTCTTCGGCGCCTCGGGCTTCTTCGCCTCGGCCCCCTCCGCGGCCCCACCGGCGGCCGCGCCGCCGATGCGCTCCTTGATCAGCGCGCCGCAGCGCTCGATGGTCGGCGCCTCGAAGAGCACGCTGATCGGGAAGTCGATCTGGTACGCCTTCTTGACCTTCGCAAAGAGCCGCACCGCGATGAGCGAGTGGCCGCCGAGGTCGAAGAACGAGTCCTGGACGCCGACGGTGTCGATGCCGAGGAGGTCCTGCCAGAAGCCGACGAGGGTGCGCTCCACCTCGTCCCGCGGCGCGACGAACTCGCTGTCGAGATCGGGGCGCGCCAGCTCGATGCCGCCTTCGCCCGTCTCCCGCGTCAGCCCGCGGTCGGCCTGCGCGATGAGCCCCTCGAGGTCGAGCGAGCTGACGTAGACCTGCGGGCGCGGCGGCGCGGCGAGCACGCGGCCGAGCGCCTCCTGACCCTCGCGCGGGAGGATGCCGCGCTCGAGGTTGCGCGCGAGCTGCTGCTCCGCCGGCGAGGGCTCCCGCTCGGTCTCCTCCAGCTCCACGTCGCGCGGGCTCGGGCGGCTCTTGACAGTGAAGTCCGCGCTGCCCGCCATCTTGCGCAGCGCGAGCCGGTCGACCTCGACGAGGACGTTGCCCTCCTCGTCGGCGAGGGTGACGTCGAAGTAGACGAACTCGGAGTCGTCGCGGTTCTCGCCGTGGTTGCGGACCCAGCTGACGAGCCGCGGGGAGAGATCGCGCAGCACCCGCACCCGCTCGTAGCTGACCGGGACCCAGAGCGCGTCCGCGTGGTAGCCGTCGATGAGCTCCATCGCCCAGCCCGTCGCGATGTCGAGGAGCGCGGGGTGCAGCCCCATCGCCTCGGTCTCGCTCGCGTACGCGTCCTTCAGGGCGAGGTGCCCGAGCGCCTCGTTCTCGCCGAACGCGCCTCGCCGGAGCACGCGCCAGCGCTCGCCGAAGCGCAGATGCGCCTCCTGAGGCGTGCGGATGCCGTCAGGGTCCTCGGCGAGCGTCTTTCGGGTGCAGCGCGCCTCGATCTCGGCCACGGGCACGCGCCCGGGGACCTCGAGCGGGCGGATGGCGAGGTGCGCCTGCGCGTGCAGCTCCCAGCCGGGGCGTCCGTCCAGCTCGAGGTGGCCGCGCACCTCGAAGGCGTAGCCGCGCCGGGTGGGGCGGAGCTTCACGCGGACGTCTCGCTCCGCGTCGTCCGAGACCGCGAGCGGACGGATGAAGAAGAGGTCCTCCACCTCGAACGGGCCCTGCTCGCCCGAGGCGCGCAGCGCGGCGCGCGCCAGCTCGAGGTAGCCCGTGCCGGGGATGAGCGCGTGGCCCGCCTTGGTGCGGTGGCCGTCGAGGATCCAGTCCTCACGCGGCGAGATCGTCGCCTGCAGGACGGCCTCGCCGCGCGCGTCGCGGACCCGCTGTGACAGCAGCGGGTGGTTCGGCTGCTCGCCGACCGGCTCGCCCGCGTGGGCGCTCGCGTCGTCCGTGAGCTGCGCGGCGGCCATGCCGACCTGGCTCCAGATCCCCCAGTGCACCGAGGTGACCCGCGTCGGCCCGCCCGCCTTGCTCTCCGCGTAGGCGTCGAGGAAGGTGTTCGCGGCGACGTAGTCGACCTGGCCCGCCGGCGCGGTCGCGGTGGAGGTCGAGCTGAAGAGCACCATGAAGTCCAGCGCGGCGTCGCTCGACACGCCGTCGACGAAGACCTGGTCGAGCACCATCGTGCCCTGGATCTTCGGCGTGAAGACCTCGTCCACGCTCGCCTGCGTCTTGAGCGCGATGAGGTCGTCGTCGACCACGCCCGCCGTGTGCAGGACGCCGTGCACGGCGCCGAAGCGCTCCCGCGCGCGCTGCGCCGCGTCCTGCATCTCCTCGAGGTTGGTCACGTCGGCGCTGAGCACCAGCACCTCGCCGCCCGCGTCCTCCACGTCGAGGAGGCGCCGCAGCCGCTTGCTGATCCGATCCTCCGCGCCGTGCTGTCGCATCCACGTCGCCCACTGGTCCCGGGGCGGCAGCGGGGTGCGGCCGAGCAGGACGAGCTTCGCGCCGCAGCTGCGCGCGAGGTACTCGGCCATGGTCAGCCCGAGACCGCCGAGCCCGCCGGTGAGGAGATAGACGCCGCCCTGCCGGAGCGCGGTGGGCATGCCCTCGAAGGGGAGGAGCGGGACGCGCTCGACGACCTGCGTGAAGCGCTTCTCGCCGCGGAGCGCCACCACCTCGTTCTTCGGGGGCGAGCGCAGCTCGTCCTCGAGGTGCTGCGCGAGCTGGTCCAGCTCGCTCTCCACGCGCTTGCGGCCGCCGAACGGGTCGACCAGCGCCATGCGGAGCGTGCCGCCGAAGAGCTTGTCGCTCTTCTCGGGCAGCCGGACGTCGATGGCGGCGGCGGTGACGTCCTCGAGCTCCCGCGGCATCACGCGCACGGGGCCGAGCACGGTGGCCCGGTCGGGGAAGGGGACGGGCTCGTCGCCGACGCGCTGCGCGCCCTCGGTCACCACCGTGACGTGAAGGGGCGGCACGCTCTCGTCGGCCAGCGCCTGGGCGAAGAAGAAGAGGCTGAAGAACCCGCGCTCCTGGTGGTGGTGGTAGCGGCTCGAGCCGGGGCGCACGCTGGCCTCGGCCTCGAGCAGCCACAGATGCACCACCCGGTCGGGCGTCTTGCCGCCCGCGACGAGCGACTCGACCAGCGCGGTGTAGCCCTCCTTGCCGCGCTCGGGGCTGAGCGCGTACTCGGTCTCGCTCTTCTCGTGGTAGGCGTCGCCGGGGTAGACGCTGATGACGCGGTCCCCCTTCGCCTCGAGCCGGGCGCGCAGGCGCCGCCCGACGCCGGCCGCGTCCATGAAGATCAGCCAGGTGTGTCGCTCGCCCGCGTCCCTCGGATCAGCGAGCGAGGGCTTCCAGAACGGGCGCCAGCCCCAGTCCTCCACCGCCTCGATCTTGGGCAGGTCCAGCGCGTCCTCTTCGACGCGGACCTTGCCCGGCTCGAGGAAGTACGGCTTGTGGTTCCACGCGTAGGTCGGCAGCTCGACGCGGCCGCGCTCCTCGCCCTCCCAGAGGCGGTCCCAGTCGAAGTCCGCGCCCGACGCCCAGGCGCGCCCCAGCGCGGAGAGGAAGTAGACGTCGTCGTCGACCTCCTGGTCGCGGTGGCGCACGGTCGGGAAGGCGTTGTGCGCGCCCTTGCGGAACGACGGATGCTGCTTCGAGAGCGAGCTGAGCGCGCGCCCCGGTCCGCACTCGATCAGGCACCGGCTGGGGGACTCGAGGAGGGTCGCCACGTCGTCGGCGAAGCGCACCGTGCTCCGCAGATGCGTCACCCAGTACTCGGGATCGGTGGCCTGCTGATCGGTGATCCAGGTGCCGGTCGTGTTGCTGAGGAAGGGCAGCTTCGGGGCGCTCAGCGGGATGGAGCGCAGGTAGTCGCCGAAGGCGCCGAGGATGGGCTCGAGCTGCCGCGAGTGCGCGGCGGTCGGGATCGCGAGTCGACGGGCCTCGACGTCCTCGAGGCTCTCCAGGTTCTTCGCGAGCGCGTCGATGGCGGCCGGCGGGCCGCTGACCACCGTCATGTCGGGCGCGTTGAGCACCGCGAGGTCCAGGTCGTCGGTCATCAGCGGCTTCAGCTCGTCGGGGGGCAGGCTGACCGAGAGCATCGCGCCCTCTTCGGTCTTCTCGAAGAGCTGCCCGCGGAGCACCACGAGCCCGAGGCAGTCCTCGTAGCGCATGACGCCCGCGAGGTGCGCGGCGGTGTTCTCGCCCAGGCTGTGCCCGAGCAGAGCCTCGGGCTTCACGCCCCAGCTCTCGAGCAGCCTCGCCATCGCGACGCTGGTGATGAAGATGGCCGGCAGCTGGTTGACCATCCGGTCCAGCTCGTCCTCGACCTGCTCGTCCTCGACCTGCGCCTCCTCGCCCTTCGCGCAGAAGATCAGGGGCCGCAGGTCGATGCCGTGCTCGGACTTCAGCCGATCGAGCCCGCGGTCCATGTGCTCGCGGAACACGGGCTCTCGCTCGTAGAGGTCCGCCGCCATGCGCGGGAACTGCGCGCCGCCGCCCGGCAGGAGGAACACGACCGACGTCTTCTCGGGCGCGACGTGGCTGAAGACGCGGCGCGGGTCGGCCTCGTCGAGCAGCTGCGCCGCCTCGGCGTGGCTCGACGCCGAGAGCACCCGGCGGCGCTCGAACGCGCGGCGGCCGTGGTGCAGCGTCCACGCCACGTCGGCCAGGCTCTGCTCGGGTCGCGCGCGCAGGTGCGCCGCGAGGCGCCGGCTGCCCTCGTCGAGGCTGTGCTGGCTCTTCGCGCTCAGGGTGATCAGCTGCGCCGCGCGCTGGCTCGGCGCGGGCTCCGGCATGCCGGGGGGCTCCTGCAAGACGACGTGCGCGTTCGTGCCGCCGACGCCCAGCGAGTTGACCGCCGCGCGCCGGGGGTGCGCCTCGGGCGCGGGCCAGTCCTCGAGCCGGTCGGCCACGCGGAAGGGCGAGCTGGCGAAGTCGACCGTCGGGTTGGGCTTCTCGAAGTTGAGGGTCGGCGGGAACTTGGCGTGCTTGAGCGCGAGCACGGCCTTGATGAGGCTCGCCGCGCCGGCCGCGGTGTCGAGGTGGCCGATGTTGGACTTGATCGAGCCGATCCGGCAGAAGCCCGTGTCCTCGGTGTGGGCGCGGAAGGCCTGGGTCAGCGCCTCGACCTCGATGGGGTCGCCGAGGTACGTGCCGGTCCCGTGGCACTCGATGTACTGGATGGTGCGCGGGTCGACGTTGGCGAGCCCGTAGGCCTCGACCATGCAAGCCGCCTGGCCGTCGACGCTCGGCGCGAGGTAGTTGACCTTGGTGGAGCCGTCGTTGTTGATGGCGCTGCCGCGGATGACCGCGTGGATCACGTCGCCGTCGTCGAGCGCGTCCTCGAGCCGGCGGAGCGCCACGACGCCCGCGCCCGAGCCGAAGATGGTTCCCTGCGCGCGGTGATCGAACGCGTGGCAGTGCCCGTCCGGCGAGAGGATCTCGCCCTCCTGGTAGAAGTAGCCGCGCCGCTGGGGCAGCTCGATCGTCACGCCGCCGGCGAGCGCGAGGTCGCACTCCCGGCTCAGGAGCGACTGGATGGCGAGGTGCGTGGCGACGAGCGAGGTGGAGCAAGCGGTCTGGACGCCGAGCGCGGGGCCGCGCAGATCGAGGAGGTAGCTGACCCGCGTGGAGAGGAAGTCCTTGTCGTTGCCCGTGTGGCGCAGGAGGAACATGCCCACGTCCCGGACGAGCTCGGGGTGGGTGCAGAGGTGGAAGTAGAAGTAGCTGCCCATGCCGCAGCCGCCGAAGACGCCGATGGGCCCCTCGAAGCGCTCCGGCGGGTGCCCGGCGTGCTCGAGCGCCTCCCACGCCACCTCGAGGAACTGCCGGTGCTGCGGATCCATGATCAGCGACTCCTTCGGCGAGAAGCCGAAGAACTCACCGTCGAACATCTCGAAGCGGTCGAGGGGCGCCCCCGACTTCACGTAGTTCTTCTGCCGCAGGTTCTCGGGGCTCTCGCCCGCCGCGAGCAGCTCCTCATCGCTGAAGCGGCGGATCGATTCGACCCCGCCCTCGAGGTTGGACCACAGCTCCTCGAGCGTGTGGGCGCCCGGCACGCGGGCCGACATGCCCACGATGGCGATGTCCGATTCGAAGACCTCGTACTCGTCCGACATGTTTCCTTTTCCGGTCGCGTCCGCGCCCCCCGAGCCATCGTCCGTAGTCGCGGGACCGGAGCATGGTGGCCGGTGCACAAGTACGCAACGACCCGCTTCGTTCAATGCCGGCGGATGTTTCGCACCGGCATCTTCGGACCGTACTTAGGCGCGGAGTGCCCTCCGTACATCAGGAGCGTCAGGACGCGTCCGCGATGAGGTCGAAACGGCTCGAGGAGCTCGAGCATGCGCGCGTCGTCGCCGCGCGGCT
This DNA window, taken from Sandaracinaceae bacterium, encodes the following:
- a CDS encoding VIT and VWA domain-containing protein — its product is MNAKLQAGLFAGARAVPLEGVKIEAVMRGPCVEVTVTQRYRNAEPDPIEAVYAFPLEEGAAVCGFAAKVGERLVRGRVEERDNAFEIYDDAMMEGHGAYLLDQERPDIFRASVGNLNPGQAVELQIRYVTLARCEGEATRLQIPTTISPRYVPASSPKDVGEAEVGEPDAEVVNPERWPRVPYGLSLSVDVQTAGLRRVESPSHPVRATLRDEGGLVELGQDETALDRDFVLLVETKAPHAPFAEVAREEDGRRVALVSFLPDLAPDPSRGHEVVFVLDCSGSMGGDSIAQARRALALCVRALSPKDTFQIVRFGSRHESLWRAPRAYDDAALEEAAAYVDRIDADLGGTEILSPLTAVLERAPDPERPRRVLLLTDGQVSNEDRVIALAKAHASTARVFTFGIGAGASEHLVRGVARASRGATEMIYPGERIEPKVLRMFARVQTPALDDVRVDWQGLSVEQAPGRTPPLFAGDALTLFARIEAGDASEVVLRAGEQRWTVPLDLERAATGDAIPVLWAREKIRDLEEGEPRRGSAQRRGSGEDRKKAQLVELGVRYGLTSSATSYVAVEERADADRTDGPVQLRKIPIALTKGWGEPTRSAAGAMPTMSVAAPMAPAPMMGAPSVGGPQGAPPPPRMAPPPPPSGGAPRRRKSAKRAAPAEMTFDAALHEAAEPAPVDRVFDLLMTQKADGRFERSAVLDAWLGADRVAKLDAALTSHGDGVITALVVALLEREAADREDEWRPAVTKARAWLAANPVDFDPASVI
- a CDS encoding glycosyltransferase, with the protein product MSRLDDVGAVAIGRNEGERLRACLESLVDRVARVVYVDSGSTDGSVALAERLGCEVVALDMSVPFTAARARNAGFERVKDLAHVQFVDGDCEVVEGWLEGARARLGEREDLAVVCGRRRERHPDATLYNRLCDIEWDTPVGEAKACGGDAMMKSAAFAEVGGFDETLIAGEEPELCVRLRQAGFAIERLDLEMTLHDAAMTKFSQWWKRAKRSGHAYAEGAAIHGAPPERHWVIETRRILMWGAALPAAATLGAIPTMGLSLGLLAGYPVSAARVLKHTLERGRPLEDALPYAVFTTLGKLPEAAGALEYHVNRLRGRRRGLIEYK
- a CDS encoding glycosyltransferase family 2 protein yields the protein MRVQCVILNYKTAEMTLKAIAAAQRACARLESYRIDVVDNDSQDGSFETLSEACADMDDVVVMQSGHNGGFGAGNNFAMRRALASDEKPDYVFLLNSDAFPHEDAIEVLVRFMDDHPEAGIAGSALHGSDGVPHISSFRFPTLASEVLGSFRLGALTKVLPEKEVPIRPRPDQTRPVDWLAGAAMMIRRETLETVGLFDETFFLYFEETDLCRRARLAGFETWYVVESKVEHVGHASTGLKDLKRPMPRYWFDSRRHYFLKNHGKAYTWAANTAQAVGLATFKVRAKIQQKDDPDPARFLRDFVRYNFLDERP
- a CDS encoding SDR family NAD(P)-dependent oxidoreductase, with the protein product MSDEYEVFESDIAIVGMSARVPGAHTLEELWSNLEGGVESIRRFSDEELLAAGESPENLRQKNYVKSGAPLDRFEMFDGEFFGFSPKESLIMDPQHRQFLEVAWEALEHAGHPPERFEGPIGVFGGCGMGSYFYFHLCTHPELVRDVGMFLLRHTGNDKDFLSTRVSYLLDLRGPALGVQTACSTSLVATHLAIQSLLSRECDLALAGGVTIELPQRRGYFYQEGEILSPDGHCHAFDHRAQGTIFGSGAGVVALRRLEDALDDGDVIHAVIRGSAINNDGSTKVNYLAPSVDGQAACMVEAYGLANVDPRTIQYIECHGTGTYLGDPIEVEALTQAFRAHTEDTGFCRIGSIKSNIGHLDTAAGAASLIKAVLALKHAKFPPTLNFEKPNPTVDFASSPFRVADRLEDWPAPEAHPRRAAVNSLGVGGTNAHVVLQEPPGMPEPAPSQRAAQLITLSAKSQHSLDEGSRRLAAHLRARPEQSLADVAWTLHHGRRAFERRRVLSASSHAEAAQLLDEADPRRVFSHVAPEKTSVVFLLPGGGAQFPRMAADLYEREPVFREHMDRGLDRLKSEHGIDLRPLIFCAKGEEAQVEDEQVEDELDRMVNQLPAIFITSVAMARLLESWGVKPEALLGHSLGENTAAHLAGVMRYEDCLGLVVLRGQLFEKTEEGAMLSVSLPPDELKPLMTDDLDLAVLNAPDMTVVSGPPAAIDALAKNLESLEDVEARRLAIPTAAHSRQLEPILGAFGDYLRSIPLSAPKLPFLSNTTGTWITDQQATDPEYWVTHLRSTVRFADDVATLLESPSRCLIECGPGRALSSLSKQHPSFRKGAHNAFPTVRHRDQEVDDDVYFLSALGRAWASGADFDWDRLWEGEERGRVELPTYAWNHKPYFLEPGKVRVEEDALDLPKIEAVEDWGWRPFWKPSLADPRDAGERHTWLIFMDAAGVGRRLRARLEAKGDRVISVYPGDAYHEKSETEYALSPERGKEGYTALVESLVAGGKTPDRVVHLWLLEAEASVRPGSSRYHHHQERGFFSLFFFAQALADESVPPLHVTVVTEGAQRVGDEPVPFPDRATVLGPVRVMPRELEDVTAAAIDVRLPEKSDKLFGGTLRMALVDPFGGRKRVESELDQLAQHLEDELRSPPKNEVVALRGEKRFTQVVERVPLLPFEGMPTALRQGGVYLLTGGLGGLGLTMAEYLARSCGAKLVLLGRTPLPPRDQWATWMRQHGAEDRISKRLRRLLDVEDAGGEVLVLSADVTNLEEMQDAAQRARERFGAVHGVLHTAGVVDDDLIALKTQASVDEVFTPKIQGTMVLDQVFVDGVSSDAALDFMVLFSSTSTATAPAGQVDYVAANTFLDAYAESKAGGPTRVTSVHWGIWSQVGMAAAQLTDDASAHAGEPVGEQPNHPLLSQRVRDARGEAVLQATISPREDWILDGHRTKAGHALIPGTGYLELARAALRASGEQGPFEVEDLFFIRPLAVSDDAERDVRVKLRPTRRGYAFEVRGHLELDGRPGWELHAQAHLAIRPLEVPGRVPVAEIEARCTRKTLAEDPDGIRTPQEAHLRFGERWRVLRRGAFGENEALGHLALKDAYASETEAMGLHPALLDIATGWAMELIDGYHADALWVPVSYERVRVLRDLSPRLVSWVRNHGENRDDSEFVYFDVTLADEEGNVLVEVDRLALRKMAGSADFTVKSRPSPRDVELEETEREPSPAEQQLARNLERGILPREGQEALGRVLAAPPRPQVYVSSLDLEGLIAQADRGLTRETGEGGIELARPDLDSEFVAPRDEVERTLVGFWQDLLGIDTVGVQDSFFDLGGHSLIAVRLFAKVKKAYQIDFPISVLFEAPTIERCGALIKERIGGAAAGGAAEGAEAKKPEAPKTRYTHLVPMHPGDGGPKTPFFIVAGMFGNVLNLRHLAHLVGTDRRIYGLQARGLFGDQQPHETFDEMAEAYLAEMRTVHPNGPWFLGGFSGGGITAYEMAQRLRAQGEDVPLLVMLDTPLPFPPPSLSPKDRALIQVQQLQQKGASYVGEWAVNRWRWEMGKLRKRFEEAEPEQAPAEFQDEAIEQAFRRALGRYELKSYDGHLTLFRPPLEVAYDLGNGRLLDHDRDYVYEDNGWTPHVRGLDVFEVPGDHDSMVLEPNVRVLARKMREVIERAEADLRQRPAELRVPERNAAE